The following coding sequences lie in one Alloacidobacterium dinghuense genomic window:
- a CDS encoding RNA polymerase sigma factor, translating to MAKRDDAKFTECVRRHSRLVFRVAYAVLRNSHDAEDVVQEVFLKLYRGNAWDGMRDEKAYLARAAWRVALDHLPKHEPAHEVGEIEIESGRPSPEQTALDADLQQKVHRLIDGLPEELRQPLALSTIQELTSSEVAQLLGIPEGTVRTRVLRARQLLREKLAALEGKNHAARHA from the coding sequence TTGGCAAAACGGGATGATGCGAAGTTCACGGAATGTGTCCGGCGCCACTCCCGCCTTGTCTTTCGCGTCGCGTATGCCGTGCTGCGTAATTCCCATGATGCCGAGGACGTGGTGCAGGAGGTGTTCTTGAAGCTCTACCGCGGTAATGCATGGGATGGCATGCGAGACGAAAAGGCCTATCTGGCCCGCGCGGCCTGGCGAGTCGCTCTCGATCACCTGCCGAAGCACGAGCCTGCACATGAGGTGGGCGAAATTGAGATTGAGTCCGGCCGCCCCAGCCCAGAGCAGACCGCGCTCGACGCCGACCTGCAACAGAAAGTGCATCGCCTGATCGATGGGCTGCCCGAAGAGCTTCGGCAGCCGCTCGCGCTTTCAACCATTCAAGAGTTGACCTCGTCCGAAGTTGCGCAGCTTCTCGGGATTCCGGAAGGTACAGTGCGAACGCGTGTGCTCCGCGCGCGCCAACTGCTACGGGAAAAGCTGGCTGCGCTGGAGGGAAAGAACCATGCCGCTCGACACGCCTGA
- a CDS encoding Gfo/Idh/MocA family oxidoreductase, whose translation MTDTIRAGVIGFGLAGRIFHAAVIHATPGLELAAIVQRTGDEAAKAYPQVKICRSIEELLADESIRLIAVGTPSSSHFEVAEQCLRADRDVVIDKPFALTSDDAAQLIRLARERKRLLTAYQNRRWDGDFKTVEKMLVSGLLGRLVTFESHFDRFRPEPRLRGWRENGGPGGGTLFDLGSHLIDQALTLFGNPEKIFASVRIDRDNGVVDDVFDITLFYKRLTAYLRASTLTKAPGARFTLHGTQGSFVKFGLDPQEDQLKGGILFDAPGFGQEPEEAWGKLYMEGAAPERVETEVGDYRGIYANVRDALLGKAKLVVAPEQAWRTTRLIELARESSSEGRVLPVDLSNKP comes from the coding sequence GTGACAGATACGATTCGTGCCGGCGTTATCGGCTTTGGTCTTGCTGGCCGCATCTTTCATGCGGCCGTTATCCACGCAACCCCTGGGCTCGAGCTTGCAGCGATTGTGCAACGCACAGGAGACGAAGCAGCGAAGGCCTATCCTCAGGTCAAAATTTGCCGTTCCATCGAGGAATTGCTGGCCGATGAGAGCATTCGGCTCATCGCAGTGGGAACGCCCAGTTCTTCCCACTTTGAGGTTGCGGAACAATGCCTGCGCGCCGATCGGGATGTCGTGATCGACAAGCCGTTCGCGCTTACGTCCGATGATGCCGCGCAGTTGATTCGGCTGGCGCGCGAACGTAAGCGGCTTCTCACCGCCTATCAGAATCGGCGCTGGGATGGCGATTTCAAAACCGTAGAGAAGATGCTGGTCAGCGGATTACTCGGGCGGCTGGTCACGTTCGAATCACATTTTGACCGTTTCCGGCCTGAACCGCGACTCAGGGGCTGGCGCGAGAATGGCGGTCCTGGCGGGGGAACGCTTTTTGACCTGGGTTCACACTTAATTGATCAGGCACTCACCCTGTTCGGTAATCCGGAAAAGATTTTCGCTTCCGTGCGGATCGATCGCGACAATGGCGTAGTCGACGATGTGTTTGACATTACTTTGTTCTATAAGCGGCTTACTGCTTATCTCCGCGCTTCGACTCTCACGAAAGCGCCGGGAGCCCGTTTTACCCTGCACGGCACACAGGGCAGCTTTGTGAAGTTCGGGCTGGATCCCCAGGAAGATCAACTGAAGGGTGGCATCCTGTTTGATGCGCCTGGTTTCGGTCAGGAGCCGGAAGAGGCGTGGGGCAAGTTATACATGGAAGGAGCCGCACCTGAGAGGGTCGAAACCGAGGTAGGCGATTATCGCGGTATCTACGCGAACGTTCGCGATGCGCTGCTGGGCAAGGCAAAGCTGGTGGTTGCGCCGGAGCAAGCCTGGCGGACAACGAGGCTTATCGAACTGGCGCGCGAAAGCAGCAGCGAGGGACGCGTATTGCCTGTCGACCTCAGTAATAAGCCTTGA
- a CDS encoding response regulator, with product MQDNNQAKPKVLVADDERVIADTLAIILNQSGFEATAVYSGEKAVEMAGSLRPDMLISDVIMTDLNGIDAAIKIRSLLPSCKILLFSGQAATADLLDRARNQGHEFEILAKPVHPQDLLAKLRS from the coding sequence ATGCAAGACAACAATCAGGCGAAGCCAAAAGTTCTGGTGGCCGATGACGAACGCGTCATCGCCGATACCCTTGCCATCATTCTCAATCAAAGCGGATTTGAAGCCACCGCCGTTTATAGTGGCGAAAAAGCAGTAGAAATGGCCGGCTCTCTCAGGCCAGACATGCTCATCAGTGACGTCATCATGACCGATCTCAACGGCATCGATGCGGCCATCAAGATTCGCAGCTTGTTGCCATCTTGCAAGATCCTGTTGTTCTCCGGCCAGGCGGCTACCGCCGACCTCCTCGACCGTGCCCGCAACCAGGGCCACGAGTTCGAGATCCTCGCCAAGCCCGTCCACCCGCAGGATCTTCTCGCCAAGCTGCGCAGCTGA
- a CDS encoding ABC transporter ATP-binding protein, whose protein sequence is MTEAIIRAQQVEKFYAQPSANRIQVIAPTDLSILPVEIVALLGPSGSGKSTLLRMLSGLSKPSGGQVFWHEKPIETVHINVSIVFQSFALFPWLTVLENVEAPLKAVGVEPEARKERSLKILDTVGLDGFQAAYPKELSGGMRQRVGFARALVIEPEVLFMDEPFSALDVLTAENLRSELLELWQKKTIPTQAIFIVTHNIEEAVLLADRIIVLGRNPGHVRTDFKVGIAHPRDKKNPTFTKLVDYIYTVLTRPDVTPDVPRLHTDGRRVRDQRQMRYEMLPHARPGGIAGLLEFIIDFGGHIDVYRLADELAFEIDDLLPIVDAAQLLGFLTVEEGDVAITPAGREYAESEILKQKELFRAAAVEHVLLLRQITRALSNKSDHTVPEEFFLDMLDEQFSEEETQRQLETAINWGRYAELFDFDAAKRRFILPEAEEETAAAVQENEEP, encoded by the coding sequence ATGACGGAAGCGATTATTCGAGCGCAGCAAGTGGAAAAGTTTTACGCTCAGCCGAGCGCCAACCGTATTCAGGTCATTGCTCCTACCGATCTTTCCATTCTTCCTGTCGAAATCGTGGCGCTGCTGGGGCCCTCGGGCTCGGGAAAATCAACCCTGCTGCGCATGCTTTCCGGGCTTTCAAAGCCTTCGGGAGGCCAGGTGTTCTGGCACGAGAAACCGATTGAGACCGTGCATATCAATGTCTCAATCGTCTTCCAGAGCTTCGCGCTCTTTCCCTGGCTTACTGTTTTGGAAAACGTAGAAGCGCCGTTGAAGGCCGTTGGCGTGGAACCTGAGGCACGCAAGGAGCGCAGCCTTAAGATTCTGGATACGGTTGGTCTGGATGGCTTCCAGGCGGCGTATCCCAAGGAGCTTTCCGGCGGCATGCGGCAGCGGGTGGGATTCGCTCGTGCCCTGGTTATCGAACCAGAAGTCCTCTTCATGGATGAGCCGTTTTCCGCGCTCGATGTGCTGACGGCGGAGAACCTGCGCAGTGAACTGCTGGAGTTGTGGCAGAAGAAGACGATTCCGACGCAGGCAATTTTTATCGTCACGCACAACATTGAAGAAGCCGTGTTGCTCGCGGATCGCATTATCGTTCTCGGACGCAATCCGGGGCATGTGCGCACCGATTTCAAGGTTGGAATTGCGCATCCGCGTGACAAGAAGAATCCGACATTCACCAAGCTGGTGGATTACATCTACACCGTGCTGACACGTCCTGACGTCACTCCCGACGTGCCACGTCTGCATACCGATGGCCGACGCGTGCGCGATCAACGGCAGATGCGCTATGAGATGTTGCCGCATGCGCGTCCAGGCGGCATTGCCGGCTTGCTTGAATTCATCATCGATTTTGGCGGGCATATCGATGTGTATCGACTGGCCGATGAGCTTGCCTTCGAGATCGATGACCTGCTGCCGATTGTGGATGCGGCGCAGTTGCTCGGCTTCCTCACGGTGGAGGAAGGCGATGTAGCCATTACCCCCGCTGGGCGTGAATATGCGGAGTCGGAAATTCTGAAGCAGAAGGAATTGTTCCGCGCTGCGGCGGTGGAGCACGTTCTGCTGTTGAGGCAGATCACGCGCGCTCTCAGTAACAAATCAGATCACACTGTGCCGGAAGAATTCTTTCTCGATATGCTCGATGAGCAGTTCAGCGAGGAGGAGACGCAACGGCAGTTGGAGACGGCCATCAACTGGGGCCGCTATGCGGAGTTGTTCGACTTCGACGCTGCGAAGCGGCGCTTTATTCTGCCCGAGGCGGAGGAAGAAACGGCAGCGGCTGTGCAGGAGAACGAAGAGCCGTGA
- the recR gene encoding recombination mediator RecR: protein MSRFAEPMARLIEELRKLPGIGSKNAQRLAFHILRSNGEDAEALADAIRNLKAKLQLCSNCNNITDVDPCVYCASPTRNQRLVCVVEEPTNIATIEKTRSYNGVFHVLHGTLSPLHGVGPEHLRTGNLLARVSRGDVDEVILATSPTVEGEATAGYLADMLRPARVRVTRIATGVPAGSDIEYADEVTMSRALEGRREM from the coding sequence TTGTCACGTTTTGCAGAACCTATGGCGCGGCTGATCGAGGAGTTGCGCAAACTTCCCGGGATTGGATCGAAGAACGCACAGCGGCTGGCGTTTCATATCCTGCGCTCGAACGGCGAGGATGCGGAGGCGTTGGCGGATGCGATTCGCAACCTGAAGGCAAAGCTGCAGCTCTGCTCCAATTGCAACAACATTACGGACGTCGATCCGTGCGTGTACTGCGCGAGCCCTACGAGGAATCAGAGGCTGGTTTGCGTGGTGGAGGAGCCTACGAACATTGCCACCATCGAGAAAACACGCAGCTATAACGGCGTCTTCCATGTACTGCATGGAACGCTGTCTCCGCTGCATGGCGTTGGGCCCGAGCATTTGCGAACGGGGAATCTGCTGGCGCGGGTTTCACGCGGCGATGTGGATGAGGTGATTCTGGCGACTTCGCCTACGGTTGAGGGTGAGGCTACAGCGGGGTATCTGGCGGATATGCTGCGGCCAGCACGGGTGCGCGTAACGCGCATTGCTACCGGGGTGCCGGCCGGAAGCGATATTGAGTATGCCGATGAGGTCACCATGTCGCGAGCACTGGAGGGACGCCGGGAAATGTGA
- a CDS encoding cytochrome c biogenesis protein encodes MKLFRWLWVALTLGLLAQGFRVAMFVVPPDSNQGEIQRIFYYHVSAWCGMSVFFAINLLASIAYLVYRNRNSVRAMKADALAISTAEMGVVFCTVGLITGSLWARPVWGIWWTWDERLTSTLVLYLIYVAYLLLRRFAAGPQMQTLAAVMAIFGYADVPIVYMSTRWWRTQHPAPVFFGGPNAGLDPSMLPAVFWNLAAWLAWGVMLVAFRYGVAVRDQLKEQQAALRALEAAG; translated from the coding sequence ATGAAGCTGTTTCGCTGGCTATGGGTTGCTCTCACGCTCGGCCTACTCGCCCAGGGTTTTCGTGTGGCCATGTTTGTCGTCCCTCCGGACAGTAACCAGGGCGAAATTCAGCGGATTTTCTATTACCACGTCTCCGCCTGGTGCGGAATGAGCGTCTTTTTTGCCATCAATCTTCTGGCTTCGATCGCGTACCTCGTCTATCGCAACAGAAATTCCGTTCGAGCCATGAAAGCGGATGCGCTGGCAATTTCGACGGCAGAGATGGGCGTGGTTTTCTGCACCGTCGGGCTGATCACAGGATCACTGTGGGCGCGGCCGGTGTGGGGCATCTGGTGGACATGGGATGAGCGGTTGACTTCGACGCTGGTCCTTTACCTCATTTACGTCGCCTATCTGCTGCTGCGACGCTTTGCCGCAGGCCCGCAGATGCAGACGTTGGCCGCAGTGATGGCGATCTTTGGCTATGCCGATGTGCCCATCGTCTATATGTCGACGCGCTGGTGGCGCACGCAGCATCCCGCTCCCGTTTTCTTCGGTGGGCCGAATGCCGGGCTTGATCCCAGCATGTTGCCTGCAGTGTTTTGGAATCTGGCGGCGTGGCTGGCGTGGGGCGTCATGCTCGTCGCCTTCCGTTACGGTGTCGCTGTGCGTGATCAACTGAAAGAGCAACAGGCAGCGCTGCGCGCACTGGAAGCGGCAGGGTAA
- a CDS encoding ABC transporter permease: protein MRYTLSRSLVIERSWPVFLDLTVAMGLLAGFYAVLQIARYWLSGAVPEVDISQSPTMLPLYAFYSCVRIGVAYLLSLLFAVGYGYLAAYNKRVEALMIATLDILQSIPVLSFLPGVMLAMMSLIPSRQLGIEFGAILLIFTGQVWNMAFSFYSSLKSIPRELQEACTINRFSRWQRLWQLELPYATIGLVWNSMVSVAGGWFFLMVCEMFPVGSRNFRLPGLGSYLQTAASTGNTLAMTYGLITMIAIIVMTDQLVWRPVIDWSDKFKFENVEAADRVKSPVLAALRQSNVLGVIHQRTFAPLSEQLYRSIALRRQRQEKSQAQNQKKSNSAVTIILIILLAGVICFAAFKAILLLRLVPRSDFGTLLEGAVTTFFRVNISLLLAAAWTIPTGVAIGFNPKLARIAQPLAQIAASFPATALFPVILLGLMKLGAGLGVGSIALMMLGTQWYILFNVIAGAMAIPSEMREVAQLFHFTSVQRWTTVILPGIFPFLITGLVTASGGAWNASIIAEYFHLKDKTLHTLGLGAQISAASDAGNFPLLLLATIIMALMVVTINRLVWRPLYKLAETKYRLD from the coding sequence ATGCGCTACACGCTTTCACGCTCGCTGGTGATCGAGCGTTCCTGGCCGGTTTTTCTCGATCTGACGGTAGCGATGGGACTGCTGGCGGGATTCTACGCCGTACTGCAGATTGCACGTTACTGGCTGAGCGGCGCCGTTCCTGAAGTTGATATATCGCAGTCGCCGACGATGCTGCCGCTGTATGCCTTTTATTCGTGTGTGCGCATCGGCGTCGCCTATTTGTTGAGCCTGCTGTTTGCAGTGGGCTATGGCTATCTCGCAGCGTACAACAAGCGCGTGGAAGCGCTGATGATTGCCACACTCGACATTCTGCAATCGATACCTGTGCTGAGTTTCTTGCCGGGCGTGATGCTGGCGATGATGTCGCTCATTCCGAGCCGGCAGCTTGGAATTGAGTTTGGGGCGATCCTGCTGATCTTTACCGGACAGGTGTGGAACATGGCCTTCAGCTTTTATTCTTCGCTGAAGAGCATTCCGCGCGAACTGCAGGAGGCGTGCACGATCAACCGTTTCTCGCGATGGCAGAGGCTGTGGCAGCTCGAACTGCCGTACGCCACAATCGGCCTGGTCTGGAACTCGATGGTTTCCGTCGCTGGCGGCTGGTTTTTCCTGATGGTCTGCGAGATGTTTCCTGTGGGCTCGCGGAATTTTCGGTTGCCGGGACTCGGCTCATATCTGCAGACAGCTGCCTCTACAGGAAACACTCTCGCCATGACCTACGGCTTGATCACGATGATTGCGATTATCGTGATGACGGATCAGCTGGTCTGGCGGCCGGTAATCGACTGGTCGGACAAATTCAAGTTCGAGAATGTGGAAGCGGCCGATCGAGTGAAATCGCCAGTACTGGCTGCGCTACGGCAATCCAATGTGCTCGGCGTGATTCATCAGCGGACCTTCGCACCTTTAAGCGAGCAACTGTATCGCTCGATTGCGTTGCGGCGCCAGCGGCAGGAAAAATCTCAGGCTCAGAATCAGAAGAAAAGTAATTCTGCTGTCACGATTATTCTCATCATTCTGCTGGCGGGTGTGATCTGCTTCGCAGCTTTTAAGGCAATCCTGCTTCTGCGGCTGGTTCCGCGATCGGATTTTGGAACCCTGCTGGAAGGCGCGGTCACTACCTTTTTTCGCGTTAACATTTCTCTGCTGCTGGCAGCGGCTTGGACGATTCCGACAGGTGTCGCGATTGGCTTCAATCCAAAACTGGCGCGGATTGCGCAGCCATTGGCGCAGATTGCTGCTTCGTTTCCCGCGACGGCGCTCTTCCCTGTCATTCTGCTGGGCCTGATGAAACTCGGGGCAGGGCTTGGTGTTGGATCGATCGCGTTGATGATGCTGGGAACGCAGTGGTACATCCTGTTTAACGTGATTGCGGGTGCGATGGCGATTCCGTCGGAGATGCGTGAAGTAGCTCAGCTATTTCATTTCACGAGCGTGCAGCGCTGGACGACGGTGATACTGCCGGGAATTTTCCCCTTCCTGATTACCGGACTGGTAACGGCTTCCGGCGGCGCGTGGAACGCGTCGATTATTGCCGAGTACTTCCATCTGAAGGATAAGACTTTGCATACGTTAGGGCTGGGCGCGCAGATCAGCGCAGCCAGCGATGCGGGAAACTTCCCGCTACTGCTGCTGGCAACGATCATCATGGCGCTGATGGTGGTGACGATTAACCGGTTGGTGTGGCGGCCTCTCTACAAACTGGCCGAGACAAAATATCGGCTGGATTAG
- the glgX gene encoding glycogen debranching protein GlgX, which yields MPMTLLPGRPYPLGAKWDGTGVNFALYSEMAQGVELCLFNEEDKGCEKIPLKETTAFVWHGYLPGIQPGQKYGYRVHGPWEPQKGLRFNPAKLLVDPYAQAVTGRVDWSQAIFPYVFGGEDADLHRDDRDSAPGIPKSLVVNPYFDWEQDRPLRTPLSDSIIYETHVRGFSIQNPDVPEPLRGTYAGIASPASLRHLKRLGVTAVELMPVHHFINDSHLVESGLSNYWGYNTLAYFAPHGRYCSTGDGGNQVAEFKAMVKMLHREGIEVILDVVYNHTAEGNHMGPMLSQKGIDNLTYYRTVADNPRFYMDYTGTGNSLNVRHPQVLKLIMDSLRYWVLEMHVDGFRFDLASALARELHDVDRLSGFFDIIHQDPTLADVKLIAEPWDVGEGGYQVGNFPVQWAEWNGKYRDTVRRYWKGDDGQLSDVGYRLTGSSDLYQHDGRRPYASINFVTAHDGFTLRDLVSYNDKHNEANGENNQDGANDNSSWNMGVEGPTDHPEINHARDRQMRNFLATLLLSQGVPMISGGDEIGRTQSGNNNAYCQDNAISWYDWTPTEEKELLIDFTCRLIALRKEHPNLRRRKFFQDRVIHHSAARDIAWFGTNGKELGVEAWNAGWIRTLGMMLNGSTLEATDQLGNSITDNSFLLLMNAYHQAVNFQLPPPPQDGIWQTILNTNNCATPFKKSTARRRVRLEGRSLILLMERERQKPALVESPDELAE from the coding sequence ATGCCAATGACGCTTCTTCCGGGTAGGCCTTACCCACTCGGCGCGAAGTGGGATGGAACGGGCGTAAATTTTGCTCTCTATTCCGAGATGGCTCAAGGAGTCGAGCTTTGCCTCTTTAATGAAGAGGATAAAGGCTGCGAAAAGATCCCGCTGAAAGAGACAACTGCTTTTGTCTGGCACGGCTATTTGCCGGGTATTCAACCGGGGCAAAAGTATGGATATCGCGTGCATGGGCCGTGGGAGCCGCAGAAGGGCCTGCGGTTCAATCCGGCGAAGCTGTTGGTTGACCCGTATGCACAGGCGGTGACGGGGCGTGTTGACTGGTCGCAGGCAATCTTTCCCTACGTCTTCGGAGGCGAGGACGCCGATTTGCATCGCGACGACCGTGACAGTGCACCGGGAATTCCGAAGAGCCTTGTGGTGAATCCTTATTTCGATTGGGAACAGGACCGCCCGCTGCGCACGCCGCTTTCGGACTCGATCATCTATGAAACGCATGTGAGGGGCTTCAGCATACAGAATCCGGACGTGCCGGAGCCTCTGCGTGGCACCTATGCGGGGATAGCATCACCGGCCAGCCTGCGCCACCTAAAACGGCTTGGCGTCACGGCTGTGGAACTAATGCCGGTCCATCACTTCATCAACGACAGTCACCTCGTTGAGAGCGGCTTGAGCAACTACTGGGGCTATAACACGCTTGCTTATTTCGCTCCGCACGGACGCTACTGCTCAACTGGCGATGGTGGTAATCAGGTTGCCGAGTTCAAGGCCATGGTGAAGATGCTGCACCGGGAAGGCATCGAGGTGATTCTCGATGTGGTTTACAACCATACAGCTGAGGGCAATCACATGGGGCCGATGCTTTCGCAGAAGGGCATCGACAACCTCACGTATTACCGGACCGTGGCGGATAATCCGCGTTTTTACATGGACTACACGGGCACTGGAAACAGCCTGAATGTGCGGCATCCGCAAGTGCTGAAGCTGATCATGGATTCGCTGCGCTATTGGGTGCTGGAGATGCACGTCGACGGATTTCGCTTTGATCTCGCCTCTGCGCTGGCGCGCGAACTGCATGATGTGGATCGACTGAGCGGCTTCTTTGACATCATTCATCAGGACCCGACCTTGGCCGATGTAAAGCTGATCGCGGAGCCGTGGGACGTTGGCGAGGGCGGCTATCAGGTGGGCAATTTTCCCGTGCAGTGGGCCGAGTGGAACGGGAAATATCGCGACACCGTGCGCCGTTATTGGAAAGGCGATGACGGACAGTTGTCGGACGTTGGCTATCGATTGACGGGATCAAGCGACCTCTATCAGCATGACGGGCGACGCCCCTACGCGAGCATTAATTTCGTCACGGCGCATGATGGCTTCACGCTGCGCGATCTGGTGAGCTACAACGACAAACACAATGAGGCCAACGGAGAAAACAATCAGGACGGCGCGAACGATAACAGCTCCTGGAACATGGGAGTCGAGGGGCCGACTGATCATCCGGAAATCAACCATGCCCGTGACCGGCAGATGCGGAATTTTCTGGCGACGCTGCTGCTTTCGCAAGGCGTTCCCATGATCTCGGGCGGCGACGAAATAGGGCGCACGCAAAGTGGAAACAACAATGCCTATTGCCAGGACAACGCGATCAGCTGGTATGACTGGACGCCAACGGAAGAAAAAGAATTATTGATTGACTTTACCTGCCGGCTGATTGCGCTGCGCAAGGAACATCCGAATTTGCGACGGCGAAAGTTTTTTCAGGATCGCGTGATTCACCACTCAGCTGCACGTGACATTGCATGGTTTGGCACCAACGGAAAAGAGTTGGGCGTGGAGGCATGGAATGCCGGGTGGATTCGCACGCTTGGCATGATGCTGAACGGCTCGACACTTGAGGCAACGGATCAACTGGGAAACTCTATTACAGACAACTCATTCCTGCTGCTTATGAATGCTTATCACCAGGCGGTGAATTTTCAGCTGCCGCCTCCTCCCCAGGATGGGATATGGCAGACGATTCTGAATACGAACAACTGCGCGACCCCGTTTAAGAAATCAACAGCGCGACGACGTGTTCGACTGGAAGGGCGCTCGCTGATTTTGCTGATGGAGCGGGAGCGTCAGAAGCCAGCCTTGGTAGAATCTCCGGATGAGCTTGCGGAGTAG